Proteins encoded within one genomic window of Thermodesulfobacteriota bacterium:
- the pilQ gene encoding type IV pilus secretin PilQ translates to MNIGSVRARKGFLYTIMAGMVAVAGCAPRTQPVAEPVPTAEEVPAAGAVTIELVSVVGDGDAILVEASGAIQYTAFRLSDPPRLIVDLPGVNMEQVSDTIEVDNNFMTSITTSTYGEDEKTIGRIEIRLREGINHNVKSGEDSLLVDLSRDIYISDEAGAVEEEPLAMEEEEAALEVAEAEAAVEVPVIEEAAEEPVEVPVIEEVTSEEPLPAATRLIQVASAREDGTSVFTVIADGAIGSYNSFGLDDPARLVIDVWGVDATIEQKDIPVSGEQIERIRVGIHPDKVRLVFDSRLPTVPAHTMRRERDRLVVRFGDEADLQAAEAAPVQVAAVEEEAPAPAEAIEEPPAEAAVESPAEVAVESPAEVEPMLIESVDFKTVGNKARIAIMSSGEPNYMVKESLDGKTVTVSIRDAIIPEELKRTLDATALATPVARISSYQASVEPSREVRILISLKEQASYEVTGEGTELNIDFPLAAPVAMAGETAMVTATGLEVAPAEEGETVSSGEFTGTRIDLDLSDAEVADILKLLAEVSNLNIIASDEVSGKITLRLKDVPWDQAFDLILKSKGLGEVREGNVIRVAPMESIKREKEAALAAKIAAQKLESIETEYVRVSYDEAATLAPQVQELLSDRGIATFHEATNTLVIKDTRKGIDEALDYISRVDIPTPQVLIEARIVEAESSFARDLGIQWGIDYQGGGPKVHTGIFGSSEQLGSFEMDPAAQTAIVDDAAEGVHNLTRKDWPVIAGVGNYAVNLPATGTAGALGGLGFVLGKAGASNAILDLRITAGEQEGVVKTISRPRITTLDNKEAKIEQGESIPFETTSASGTATSFIDANLSLTVTPHITPDGSVLMSIKASRNSIGTYRTSGGEPSINKKEAYTEVLVRDGETTVIGGIVITDTSSTTSGIPFLKDIPILGWLFKSKSVSDSQKELLIFITPTIITGLDKG, encoded by the coding sequence ATGAATATAGGATCCGTAAGAGCAAGGAAGGGATTTTTGTACACCATAATGGCCGGCATGGTCGCGGTGGCCGGATGCGCCCCGCGGACCCAACCGGTTGCCGAGCCGGTGCCGACGGCCGAGGAGGTCCCGGCGGCGGGTGCGGTGACCATAGAGCTTGTAAGCGTCGTCGGGGACGGGGACGCCATACTGGTAGAGGCCAGCGGCGCCATACAGTACACCGCCTTCAGGCTTTCCGACCCACCGAGACTTATAGTGGACCTGCCGGGCGTGAACATGGAACAGGTCAGCGATACCATAGAGGTGGACAATAATTTCATGACGTCCATAACCACCTCGACCTACGGTGAGGACGAAAAGACTATAGGCAGGATAGAGATAAGGCTCAGGGAGGGTATAAACCACAACGTGAAGTCCGGGGAGGACAGCCTCCTTGTCGACCTTTCGAGAGATATCTATATCTCCGACGAGGCCGGGGCGGTCGAAGAGGAGCCGCTGGCCATGGAAGAGGAAGAAGCCGCACTGGAGGTGGCTGAGGCTGAGGCCGCGGTAGAGGTCCCGGTGATTGAGGAGGCCGCCGAGGAGCCCGTAGAGGTCCCGGTGATCGAGGAGGTCACCAGTGAGGAGCCGTTACCGGCCGCTACCAGACTCATCCAGGTGGCTTCGGCGCGGGAAGACGGCACCTCGGTCTTCACGGTCATAGCCGACGGGGCCATAGGCAGCTATAACTCCTTTGGGCTCGACGACCCCGCAAGGCTTGTTATAGACGTGTGGGGCGTGGACGCCACCATCGAACAGAAGGATATCCCCGTAAGCGGGGAGCAGATAGAGAGGATAAGGGTGGGGATCCATCCCGACAAGGTAAGGCTCGTATTCGATTCCCGCCTGCCGACCGTTCCGGCCCATACCATGAGGAGAGAGAGAGACAGGCTGGTGGTGAGGTTCGGCGATGAGGCGGACTTGCAGGCCGCTGAGGCCGCTCCCGTTCAGGTGGCCGCGGTCGAAGAAGAGGCCCCTGCCCCGGCGGAGGCCATTGAAGAACCCCCGGCGGAGGCGGCCGTTGAGTCCCCGGCGGAGGTGGCCGTTGAGTCCCCGGCGGAGGTGGAGCCGATGCTCATAGAGAGTGTCGACTTCAAGACGGTAGGGAACAAGGCGAGGATTGCCATTATGAGTTCCGGCGAGCCGAACTACATGGTCAAAGAGTCGCTTGACGGAAAGACGGTGACCGTGAGCATACGGGACGCGATAATACCCGAGGAGCTCAAGAGGACCCTCGATGCCACCGCCCTTGCCACGCCGGTAGCCAGGATAAGTTCCTACCAGGCGTCCGTCGAGCCTTCGAGAGAGGTCCGTATACTCATAAGCCTTAAGGAGCAGGCCTCCTACGAGGTCACGGGCGAGGGCACCGAGTTGAACATAGACTTCCCGCTGGCCGCCCCTGTTGCGATGGCTGGTGAGACCGCCATGGTAACGGCGACAGGGCTCGAAGTGGCCCCGGCCGAAGAGGGAGAGACCGTTTCTTCAGGCGAATTCACCGGGACCAGGATCGACCTGGACCTGTCGGACGCGGAGGTCGCGGACATATTGAAACTCCTGGCCGAGGTCAGCAACCTGAACATCATCGCCTCGGACGAGGTAAGTGGCAAGATAACGCTCCGGCTGAAGGACGTCCCCTGGGATCAGGCCTTCGACCTGATACTGAAGAGTAAGGGGCTCGGCGAAGTACGGGAGGGCAACGTGATAAGGGTGGCCCCCATGGAGTCCATCAAGAGGGAGAAGGAGGCGGCCCTGGCGGCGAAGATTGCGGCGCAAAAGCTCGAGTCGATCGAGACGGAATACGTGAGGGTCAGCTATGACGAGGCCGCCACACTGGCACCGCAGGTCCAGGAGCTCTTAAGCGACAGGGGCATCGCTACATTCCACGAGGCGACCAACACCCTCGTTATAAAGGATACCAGGAAGGGCATAGACGAGGCCCTGGACTACATATCGAGGGTCGATATACCCACCCCGCAGGTCCTCATAGAGGCGAGGATAGTGGAGGCCGAGTCGAGCTTCGCCCGCGACCTCGGTATCCAGTGGGGGATTGACTACCAGGGCGGCGGCCCGAAGGTCCACACGGGCATCTTCGGAAGCTCCGAGCAGTTGGGGTCGTTCGAGATGGATCCCGCCGCCCAGACTGCAATAGTCGATGATGCCGCGGAGGGCGTGCACAACCTGACAAGGAAGGACTGGCCGGTCATAGCCGGCGTCGGCAACTATGCCGTAAACCTACCCGCGACCGGTACCGCGGGTGCGCTCGGCGGACTCGGGTTCGTACTGGGCAAGGCCGGCGCGAGCAACGCCATACTCGACCTCCGTATCACCGCGGGAGAGCAGGAAGGCGTCGTTAAGACCATATCCAGGCCGAGGATTACCACGCTGGATAACAAGGAAGCCAAGATAGAGCAGGGTGAGTCCATACCGTTTGAGACCACTTCGGCCTCCGGCACGGCCACTTCCTTCATAGACGCCAACCTGAGCCTTACGGTGACCCCCCATATAACGCCGGACGGGAGCGTCCTCATGAGTATAAAGGCCAGCAGGAACTCCATCGGTACCTACAGGACGTCGGGCGGAGAGCCGAGTATAAACAAAAAAGAGGCCTACACCGAGGTGCTCGTGAGAGACGGTGAGACGACGGTCATCGGCGGTATCGTCATAACCGATACGAGCAGCACTACAAGCGGGATACCGTTCTTGAAGGACATCCCCATACTCGGCTGGCTCTTCAAGAGCAAGTCGGTCTCGGACAGCCAGAAGGAGCTGCTCATATTCATAACCCCGACCATTATCACCGGACTGGACAAGGGCTGA